The following are encoded together in the Longimicrobium sp. genome:
- the kdsA gene encoding 3-deoxy-8-phosphooctulonate synthase, with protein sequence MMGGVEMAQGTSIEASPSVAELFRVGAPFFLIAGPCVLEGERLNLEIGEALARLADDLGLPVLYKASFDKANRSSAASPRGPGLERGLELLARVREETALPLLTDVHEPAQCGPAAQVVDVLQIPAFLCRQTDLLVAAGATGRPVNVKKGQWMAPREMRGAVDKVRAAGSAAVSVTERGTFFGYGNLVVDMRSFAEIRAACGVPAVFDGTHSVQRPGEGAGVSGGNPEHIPALVRAAAAAGADALFLEVHPEPARGLSDTTNMLPLASLRPLLEQVLEIRAALGPIVVEEARG encoded by the coding sequence ATGATGGGTGGAGTGGAGATGGCGCAGGGGACGTCGATAGAGGCATCGCCATCGGTCGCGGAGCTGTTCCGCGTCGGCGCGCCGTTCTTCCTGATCGCGGGGCCGTGCGTGCTCGAGGGCGAGCGGCTCAACCTGGAGATCGGCGAGGCGCTCGCGCGGCTGGCGGACGACCTGGGGCTGCCGGTCCTCTACAAGGCGTCGTTCGACAAGGCGAACCGCTCCTCCGCCGCCTCGCCGCGGGGGCCGGGGCTGGAGCGCGGGCTGGAGCTGCTGGCGCGGGTGCGCGAGGAGACCGCCCTGCCGCTGCTCACCGACGTGCACGAGCCCGCGCAGTGCGGGCCCGCCGCCCAGGTGGTGGACGTGCTCCAGATCCCCGCCTTCCTCTGCCGGCAGACGGACCTGCTCGTCGCCGCGGGGGCCACGGGGAGGCCGGTGAACGTGAAGAAGGGGCAGTGGATGGCGCCGCGGGAGATGCGCGGCGCGGTGGACAAGGTGCGCGCGGCCGGCTCGGCCGCGGTCTCCGTCACCGAGCGGGGGACCTTCTTCGGCTACGGGAACCTGGTGGTCGACATGCGCTCCTTCGCCGAGATCCGCGCCGCGTGCGGCGTCCCCGCGGTGTTCGACGGGACGCACTCGGTGCAGCGGCCGGGCGAGGGCGCCGGGGTGAGCGGCGGCAACCCCGAGCACATCCCGGCGCTGGTGCGCGCCGCCGCGGCCGCCGGGGCCGACGCGCTCTTCCTGGAGGTGCACCCCGAGCCGGCGCGGGGGCTGTCGGACACCACCAACATGCTCCCGCTGGCGAGCCTCCGCCCGCTGCTGGAGCAGGTGCTGGAGATCCGCGCCGCGCTCGGTCCCATCGTCGTCGAGGAGGCGCGTGGCTGA
- a CDS encoding CTP synthase, whose protein sequence is MTALNTAPTKYIFVTGGVVSSLGKGIAAASIGRLLVERGLRVTIQKFDPYINVDPGTLSPFQHGEVFVTDDGAETDLDLGHYERFVGESLSQANSITTGRIYQDVITRERRGEYLGATVQVIPHITDAIKGAIRRLAPNHDVVITEIGGTVGDIESLPFLEAIRQYRQEVGREHTLFVHLTLIPYIAAAGELKTKPTQHSVRELMEIGIQPDVLICRAEHAVSPEMRRKIALFCNVDVAAVIEARDASTIYEVPLDYHRQRLDELIAAKLGLETERPDLAEWRRLVERIKNPRNGAVRIAVVGKYVALVDSYKSVAEALKHGGIANDAHVEIDWLSSEDFENGQSAEKLRDYHGLLIPGGFGVRGVEGMLSAIRWARENGLPFFGICLGLQTAIIEFSRSVCGLPEAHSAEWERDTSDPVICLMDSQRQVTDLGGTMRLGAYTARLAPGSKAAEIYGSHEISERHRHRYEVNNAYRETLEERGMRVSGTSPDGNLVEMIELPGHPWFVATQAHPELKSRPNQPHPLFASFIAAAVARRGPVASQQPAEESAGAQPPARRELAVAGD, encoded by the coding sequence ATGACCGCCCTGAACACGGCGCCCACCAAGTACATCTTCGTCACCGGCGGCGTGGTCTCGTCGCTGGGGAAGGGGATCGCCGCGGCCTCCATCGGGCGGCTGCTGGTGGAGCGGGGCCTGAGGGTGACGATCCAGAAGTTCGACCCCTACATCAACGTCGACCCCGGCACGCTCTCACCCTTCCAGCACGGCGAGGTGTTCGTCACCGACGACGGGGCGGAGACGGACCTGGACCTGGGCCACTACGAGCGCTTCGTGGGCGAATCGCTCTCCCAGGCCAACAGCATCACCACGGGGCGGATCTACCAGGACGTGATCACCCGCGAGCGGCGGGGCGAGTACCTGGGCGCCACCGTGCAGGTGATCCCGCACATCACCGACGCCATCAAGGGGGCCATCCGCCGGCTGGCGCCCAACCACGACGTGGTGATCACCGAGATCGGCGGCACGGTGGGCGACATCGAGAGCCTCCCGTTCCTGGAGGCGATCCGCCAGTACCGGCAGGAGGTGGGGCGCGAGCACACGCTGTTCGTGCACCTGACGCTGATCCCCTACATCGCCGCGGCGGGGGAGCTCAAGACCAAGCCCACGCAGCACTCGGTGCGCGAGCTGATGGAGATCGGGATCCAGCCCGACGTGCTGATCTGCCGCGCCGAGCACGCCGTCAGTCCCGAGATGCGGCGCAAGATCGCGCTCTTCTGCAACGTGGACGTGGCGGCGGTGATCGAGGCGCGCGACGCGTCCACCATCTACGAGGTGCCGCTCGACTACCACCGCCAGCGGCTGGACGAGCTGATCGCCGCCAAGCTGGGGCTGGAGACCGAGCGCCCCGACCTGGCCGAGTGGCGGCGCCTGGTGGAGCGCATCAAGAACCCGCGCAACGGCGCCGTCCGCATCGCCGTCGTCGGCAAGTACGTGGCGCTGGTGGACAGCTACAAGTCGGTGGCCGAGGCGCTCAAGCACGGCGGCATCGCCAACGACGCGCACGTGGAGATCGACTGGCTCTCCTCGGAAGACTTCGAGAACGGGCAGAGCGCCGAGAAGCTGCGCGACTACCACGGGCTCCTGATCCCGGGCGGCTTCGGGGTGCGCGGGGTGGAGGGGATGCTCTCGGCGATCCGCTGGGCGCGCGAGAACGGGCTGCCGTTCTTCGGCATCTGCCTGGGGCTGCAGACGGCGATCATCGAGTTCAGCCGCTCGGTGTGCGGGCTCCCCGAGGCGCACTCGGCCGAGTGGGAGCGCGACACGTCGGACCCCGTGATCTGCCTGATGGACTCGCAGCGCCAGGTGACGGACCTGGGCGGGACCATGCGGCTGGGCGCGTACACGGCGCGGCTGGCGCCGGGCTCCAAGGCGGCCGAGATCTACGGTTCGCATGAGATCAGCGAGCGGCACCGGCACCGCTACGAGGTGAACAACGCCTACCGCGAGACGCTGGAGGAGCGCGGGATGCGCGTGAGCGGCACCTCGCCCGACGGCAACCTGGTGGAGATGATCGAGCTGCCCGGCCACCCCTGGTTCGTGGCCACCCAGGCGCACCCGGAGCTCAAGAGCCGCCCGAACCAGCCGCACCCGCTCTTCGCCTCGTTCATCGCCGCGGCGGTGGCGCGGCGCGGGCCGGTCGCGAGCCAGCAGCCGGCGGAGGAGTCGGCCGGGGCGCAGCCGCCGGCGCGGCGCGAGCTGGCGGTGGCGGGGGATTGA